Within Streptomyces sp. NBC_00704, the genomic segment GCCGGCCTGTTCGGGTTGCCAGAAGCCCTGGGCGGTGGCGTTGAAGAGGTAGTTGGACAGGCCGTCGGTGGAGAACATCGCGGCCCAGGCGCGTTCCTTGGCGTCGGGGTCGGGGAGGGCGGCGCGACAGCGGGCTGCGCCTTCCTGGCCGGTGGCGGAGGGGTCGGCGGCGAGTTCGGCGGCGATGGCGTCGGCGTCGGTGGCGCCGAGGGCGGCGAGGCGGGCGAGGACGCGCCAGCGCAGGTCGGGGTCGAGTTCGGGTCCGCCGGGGACGGTGCCGTCGGCGAGCCAGGCGGCGATGGTGTCGGGGTGGGCGGCGACGGCGATGAACTGGCGTACGGCGATGAGGCGCAGGCCGGGGTGGTCGCCGTCCTCGGTGCGGCGGATGAGGTCGCGGCACAGGGTGGTGAGGCCGGCGAGGACGGCGGGGCGCTGTTCGGGGGTGACGTAGCGGTCGGCGATCTGGCCGGCGGCGAAGGAGAGGACGCCTTGGGCGACGGCGAGGTCGGTTTCCTGGGGGAGGTGGGTGCGGGCCGTTTCGAGGTAGGCGGCGGGGGCGAGTTCGCCGTCGCGGACTGCGTCGCGCAGGGCGTTCCAGACGACGGCGCGGGTGAGCGGGTCGGGGAGGCCGGAGAGGTTGGCGCGCAGGGTGGTGAAGGAGCCGGGGTCGAAGCGGATCTTGGTGTAGGTGAGGTCGCCGTCGTTGAGGAGGAGGAGGGCGGGGAGTTTGCCGATGGGCTGGGGGGCGGTCTGCGGGATGTCGACTTCGAGGCGTCGGCGCAGGGTGAGGTGGTGGCCTTCGTCGGCGAGGTCGAGGTCGTAGAGGCCGACGGCGACGCGGTGGGGGCGGGTGCCGTGGTGGGTGACGGTGAGGGTGCGGTCGCCGTTGACGCCGTCGACGGTGGGGGTGAGGGTGTCGACGCCGGTGGTGCGCAGCCAGGCGTCGGCCCAGGCGTGGACGTCGCGGTCGGTGTGGGCGGCGAGGGAGTCGATGAAGTCGGCGAGGGTGGCGTTGGCGAAGCGGTGGCGGGCGATGTGGGTGTTGATGCCGGCGAGGAAGTCCTTCTCGCCGAGCCAGGTGACGAGTTGGCGCAGGGCGGAGGCGCCCTTGGCGTAGGAGATGCCGTCGAAGTTGAGGAGGGCGGAGGCGGTGTCGTCGACGTTCTCGGGGGCGACGGGGTGGGTGGAGGGGCGCTGGTCGGCGTCGTAGCCCCAGGCTTTGCGGACGACGCCGAACTCGGTCCAGGTGCCGTGGAAGCGGGTGGCTTCGGTGAGGGTCTGGTAGCCCATGTACTCGGCGAAGGACTCGTTGAGCCAGATGTCGTCCCACCATTGGAGGGTGACGAGGTCGCCGAACCACATGTGGGCCATTTCGTGGGCG encodes:
- the pepN gene encoding aminopeptidase N, which encodes MSVLTRDEALSRAKLLDVHRYTIELDLTTGDDTFESVTVIRFAARANGDTFVEVRPDTLHSVTLDGEPLDPGTLDAGRLALDGLTAGEHELRVHAAMRYSRTGEGMHRFTDPTDGETYVYTQLFMNDVQSVFAAFDQPDLKAVFDVSVTAPENWTVLANSVTEHLGQGRWQAAPTPLVSTYLVAVAAGPWHTVRTEHRGLPFGLHCRRSLAPHLDADADELLDITRACYDRYHEKFEEAYPFDSYDQAFVPEFNAGAMENPGLVTFRDEFVYRSAVTDTERQTRAMVIAHEMAHMWFGDLVTLQWWDDIWLNESFAEYMGYQTLTEATRFHGTWTEFGVVRKAWGYDADQRPSTHPVAPENVDDTASALLNFDGISYAKGASALRQLVTWLGEKDFLAGINTHIARHRFANATLADFIDSLAAHTDRDVHAWADAWLRTTGVDTLTPTVDGVNGDRTLTVTHHGTRPHRVAVGLYDLDLADEGHHLTLRRRLEVDIPQTAPQPIGKLPALLLLNDGDLTYTKIRFDPGSFTTLRANLSGLPDPLTRAVVWNALRDAVRDGELAPAAYLETARTHLPQETDLAVAQGVLSFAAGQIADRYVTPEQRPAVLAGLTTLCRDLIRRTEDGDHPGLRLIAVRQFIAVAAHPDTIAAWLADGTVPGGPELDPDLRWRVLARLAALGATDADAIAAELAADPSATGQEGAARCRAALPDPDAKERAWAAMFSTDGLSNYLFNATAQGFWQPEQAGLVSDYVPRFFEDAVTVAARRGPAIAEAVGRWAFPAHAVDAETLRLGEQCLATTGPTPALRRKLVDQLDDLTRALRVRTTDHP